A segment of the Arachis hypogaea cultivar Tifrunner chromosome 5, arahy.Tifrunner.gnm2.J5K5, whole genome shotgun sequence genome:
TAATTCCTGTATGGCTTTCTATTCAATAaacgttttaaaaaaataactccaAAATTATGCTCACGTTCTTTAACGACGAGTCAAGctcatatattatttaataaacagTTAGAGTTGTAAGGACATAGGTAGTAACACCTTGCTTTTAGTACATGAGATGttagaagttgggtcgttacagagCACAAGGGAAAACCAATCTCTCGAACCGCCTCCAGAAGGGAGCACAAAATGAGAACCCCATATTGACATCACGAGAGGTGTAGGAATTATAGTCTATCCCGAGATTCTGATAGAGAGGGCCATGGAGAAAGACACCAGAGAGATTCCGAGGAAATGCGACATGAATGCGTGGTAATGGGAGCAACCCCATTCACCGAGAAAGTCCTGAGAGTAAGGTTACCAAAAGGGTTTAACAAGCCAACCGACATGAACTATGACGGCCTTTGAGGCCATGATGACCTGGAAGGAGCAGTCGATGCTGTCCAACACCGAGCCTTTCCGGTAACCCTAGCTAGCCCGGCTATCAAATGGTTCAACACGCTCCCGATCGACTCGATATCATGCTTTGCAACATCTCCCAGAAATTTCTGGCAAAATTCACCACACGTATAGCCAAAGAAAAGCACTCGGTGAGCCTACTAGGCATTATGCAACCCCGAAAGAGTCCTCTAGGAAGTACCTAAACAGATTTAACAATGAGTGCCTAACCATTGACAGTTTAACAGACTCAGTGGACAGCCTGTGCTTGACTAATGGTTTGATGAATGAATACTTCTGGAAGCACCTCATGATGAAACTCGTTTGGTCGATGCATGAAATCCAAAGCGTGGCGCGGGAGTACATAAATGACGAAGACGTAAGCCaagtcgtggctgccaataaacggcacCACAACTACATGGCACCCTGAACTAATCACCTCCCAAAGAACCCAACAAAGAATAACTCAAACCCCCAACCCACAACCGACCCCCGTGGGTGGGAAAATTCACAAACTACACCTCCTTGCCCGCCCTGCTCATAGAGATATACCAGTAGAACGCGAAAAAGGTTATCCTTCCAAAACCCAAGCAACTAAAGAACGCACAGGAGGTAACAAAATCCTATGCTGTGACTATCACAAAGGATATGAACATAGAACCTAAGACTATTTTGACCTCAAAGATGCTCTCGAATAGGCTATCAGAGACATTGAGATGACAAACTCTTCGAGTTTGCTAAAATCATCATAGAACCACAATAGGATGAGACAGAAAAATCACCAGAGCAAGAAAGGGGAACCCTACGGTGATAAAACCTTTTCCCGAGACAGTAGAGATGAGGACCCGACAATAGTGGTCAACGTTATCATGGAAAAAAATGTGCAAGAAAAATCCAAATCCGCACTAAAAAAGGTCTTCGAGTACTAGCGGTCACCCTAGGAAATGTCCCTGACCCACCGACCATAACCTTCCCCCCGGAAGACTACAAAAGGGAACGTCGGAGGTAGACTCTCCATTCATCATATCGGCAAAAGTGGAAACAGGGATGGTGAAATGCATCCTAATAGATACCAAAGCCGACTCTAACATCCTCTTTAAAGAAGCATTTGACAAGTTAGGACTCTGGAACAAAAACCTACAGAACCACCTCAACAAGGTAACCGGCCTCGGAGATAACTTCATCAAACCAGATGGTTCAATAATGGTCCCGATCACCATAGGAACCAAAAACCAAAGGTAAACAGTTTTTTCCGAATTGGTGGTGCTCAAAGACTCTACAACATATAATATCATTCTCGGGAAAAAGACCATTAATGACCTCTCAACCGTCATATTTAAAAATTCTTCGTCATAAAGTTCTAGACCGGTGATGGAACGATCGAAACTGCCCATGGTAACAACATGGTAGCAGTGGTATGCAACAACACCAACCTGGCATTCCGAGAGAGATCTCATTATGTGACTGGGATTTTCCTTCCCGACCTGGACTCCTAGCAAGATGACTAGCCAAGACCAAAGCTGGAAGGGGACACGAAAAAAATCCAAATCGAACAAACGGAGGATGAATTCACCTTCATCAACAGAAACCTCCCAGTTAGCCAAAGATGAATAAGATTATCGGTAGACAGCGCGGATGAAGTTGAAAGACAAGTCAAGGGCCTACTCGAGGTAGGCTTCATCCGGGAAATACCCTAAACCACCTAGCTAGGCAACATCGtcatggtgaaaaaggcaaacGGAAAATCTGCGTCGACTACAAGGACCTAAACAAAGCATGTCCAAAAGACGCCTTTTGGCTGTCAAACATTAACGGATTGGTAGATGTCGCCTCTGGACACTATTACCTcagctttatggatgcatattccgggtACAATCAGATACCCATGCACAAACCTAAAGAAGAGAAAACGGCCTTCATCACCCCCAAAGAAACATACTGTTACATAGTTGTGCCCTTTGGACTGAAGAACGTGGAGACCACATATCAAAAACTCGTCACCAAAATTTTCAAAGACCTCATAAGGGCAAAGTTAGAGGTATACATTGATGATATGCTTGTGAAGATGGAATTGGATGACTCATTAATCTCCAACCCCACGAGCATATTTGCAACACTAAGAGAATGTTTTGGTTGCCTAGATGAAGGGTGATGTAACTACACTTGTGTCTAAGTACCTGATGTGTCAGAAGATGAAGACAGAGCATCAGAGACCATCGAAAATGCTACAACCTCTTGAGATTCCTCAATGAAAGTGGGAAGAAATTGTAATGGATTTTGTAACGGGTTTGCCGAGGACAAGGTCCGGATTTGATGCAGTTTGGAtgatcgtggatcgcttaaccaagTCTGTTCACTTTCTACTTATTCGAGTAAACTATTCACTcgaggaattggcaagattgtacatcaaggagattataaggttgcatggtgtgccaAAGACAATAGTATCAGATCGAGACGCTattcacatcaaggttttggggagcttttcaaagAGCTTTTGGAATAAATCTATGTCTCAGCATGGCGTATCATCCATAAACTAATGGACAGTTGGAAAGGACTATTCAGACATTGAAAGATATGCTAAGGGCATGTGTTTTGGATCAACGGAGAAGTTGGGACCGTTCCATGTCACTAGTTGAGTTTGCGTACAACAACAGCTTTCATGCAAGCATTGGTATGgatccgtatgaggctttgtatggacgaAAGTGCCAGTTCTCACTGTGTTGTTATGAAGTCGGCGAAACAAGTGTGTTGGGACTGAATTTGGTGGCAGAGACCACTGAAAAGATCAAACAAATTCGAACTCAAATCCTAACTGCACAAACCCGACAGAAGAGTTATGCGTATCAGAGGAGAAAACCATTGGAATTTGAAGAAGGTGAACACTTATTTCTGAAGGTTACTTCGACAACTTGGATCGAAAGAGCGATCAAGGAGAAGAAGTTAAACCCGAGGTATATTGGACTATTTGAGGTATTGAGGCGACTCGGGCCAGTGGCGTAACAAGTAGCTTTACCGCCACTCTTATCTAATCTGCATGATGTATTTCATATGTCACAACTTCGTAAGTACACACCGGATACGACTCATGTGTTAGAGCCTAAATCGATTGAGCTGAAGGAGAACTTGGCTTTTCAAGTCACACAAGTGCGCAttgatgacactagtgtgaagaagTTGCGCGAAAGAAAGTCCTATTGGTTAAAGTAGCTTGGGAGAAAGCAGGAATAGAAGAGTACACTTGGAAATTGAAGTTAGAGATGCGAAAGGATTATTCTGAATTATTCTCAGGTAATTCCtaaattttggggacaaaattttgaatttggtaGGAAGAATGTAAAAACTGTAAGATTAATAACcgctaaattaaaataaaataataaattaattatccgaAATAGGATCCAAAATTTAGAAGTgtcaattttgaaatttgaaggtgAGATTTGAATTTAATAGATTTTTTCGAGtagaaaaatgtaattttctgcggACAATTGCGTAAAAAAGCGTACCGGTAAATTAGCAGGCAGTACCGGCTTAAGTCTTTCCGGAACTATGcgagagtaaaaataaaaactatagaaaaacttagaaaaataatcAAAGTTAAAAAccagacactaattttaaaggttttggcccaaagttgggccaaactaACAAAAAACACTACGCAGTTCGactgggcccaagttgggcccaaaccTAACATATAAAAACATAACCTAATGAGCATTCAGCTCATAACACACACTCAAACACAAAAGGGAAGCTGAGTTGAAGggagaagataagatagaaaatactattcatcttcttcttctttcactcaaaacttgagctacggtgctccaaTTCACATTCCGTTTACAGTTACGTCAAGCTCTTACCGAACCCATCATTTTTAGCTAGGCATTACTGCTAAAAATTTGAAACTTACTCCTTTCTCAGCcctaacaaattttgaaaatttaggtTTGGGTATTGAATagatttttgtgattttgattgtttaggTGCCATCCAATTAAGGGTGGCAAacggggaagcccgccccaccCCGTCGGAAGCCCGCTTTCtggcgggctggcccgccccgcTCTGCCTATTTAGGCGGTCCCAAAAtcctagcccgccccgcctaatgGTGGAGCCCAcctaaaattgtttttttttatatttataaggaCATATctaatatcttttatttaaatcaatataaatacaaatattaaatataaatattcttcaaaataaataaacataatccaattaTCCAAAATACAAAAACATAGTTATAAATAGTCCCAtagacaaaataaatataatccaaagtccaaaaacataattataaatagtcttcaaagcaaattaaacttaattcaatacacttaattttcatcttcatcttcatataAGTCAATAACATCATTGGAACCAACTCCTGGAGAATAGCCTTCTCCTTTTGCAATATCTTCCTGATCTTTATCTTCCTctagaaaaaagtaaataaatatattagaaaaatagtaCATAATAAAGTTCAAAATCACTCAAGTATGTATGTCATAAATATAATATACCAAAATCATCATATCCACGTATCCAATTTCTGGTGCAAATCACCGCTTCAACATTATCTGACAACAAACGACTTCTATACTTATTCAAAACATGAGAACCCATGCTAAATGCAGATTCTGAAGCCACGGTAGTAATAGGAATGCTCAACAAATCACATGCCATTAGTGATAGTGTTGGAAAACGATGATGGTTGTCTTTCCACCATTGCAAAACATTAATGATTGCATTATTGCAAAATAATGTTGCCTCACTCAAATAAATTTCCAGTTGGTTCTTTCCACTTTTCACTTCAGCTTCTTGATTACGGGACATCAAATCCTTTGCATTACAAACAATATATGAAtcaaaaagtatgaaaaataaaaaatacatataaccaAGTAGATAAAAATACATACACCAACAATTTTAATAAGGTGAGTTCCAATTGCAGAAGATGTTGCTTGAGAAAAATTACTTGAAAGTTGGGAAGAACTCTCTGCAGTTGTAGAGGAAATTTGGTCATAAACCTCAAAAAGCTTGTATAACTTACTCTTCACATGCTCCACTTTGTCTTTAGCACTAATAAGATCAATCTCATTATAGCAATGAACCAAAGTGTTGAGTTTAAATCTAGGATCAAGAACTGCCCCAAATGCAAGAACAACACTGTATTCTTCCCAATATTTCTTGAACTTAATCATCATTTTTTCTCCCATGTTCCTTATAAGCACTTCATCATTCTTCAAACTATTCATTAAAATAAGCTGGATTTGCCAAACTTGTAAAAAATACAAGTTGGATGTTGGGTAAGAAGTTCCAGACATCAACTTGGTAGTTTCGTAAAATGGTAACAAGAAATCACATATCTTTTCAGTTCTCCTTCACTCATCTGATGAAGGACAATACTCCCTAAACCCAGCTTCTTTTACTTTATACATTTCAAAAGCTTTCTTATAAGGAATAGCACTTGCAAGCATTGCATAAAGTGAATTCCACCTAGTAGGAACATCTAAACATAATGCAGTCGtatactcaagtccctcaatatcTTCAAAATATTCTTTAAACTTAACCATTCGACTTTCAGATTTTCTCAGAAACTTAATTGACTCTCTAATCTTATACACTGCATCGCTACATATTTTTATTCCATCTTGGacaataagatttaaaatatgagCAAAACAACAAACATGAAAGAATTCACCACCACACAACAATGAACCATGCACATCCAAACTTTTCAAGTGTTCAACACAAGTATCATTAGAAGAATCATTATCCAAAGTAatgaaaaaatctttttatcaatTTTCCACTCAGTCAAAAGCGTAAAGATTTTAGAAGACAACTCAAATCCTGTGTGAGAAGGAGGCATATGACAAAAATTGAGAATTTTACTCTGTAATTTCCAGTTCTCATCAATAAAATGTGCAGTCAaacatataaacccctcattggtACTCGAAGTCCAAAGATCAGATGTTAAGAAAATTCTATTTGGAAtggaaactaaaatttttttaagttttccaGCTTCTCTCTTGTGAACTTTCACTATGTCAGCCTTAACCGTATTCCTAGAAGGAAGTTTCAAAGTTGAACTAATATATTTTACCCAATTTCTAAATCTCCTATCATCAACCATATTAAAAGGATTATCCCCAACAACTACATACCCAGTAAACATATCTCTAGCCACTCCTGAATCAATCTTAAGTGAACCCATTTTAAGTTACAATTCTGCTATAGTCTGACCAATATCTTCATGCTTAATTTGAGTACAACTATCAAGATGTCATTTTATAGTAGAAGTGCTATATCGCTTACCTCCAGCTTTAAACACCTTCTTGCATCCTTTACACTCAGCACGTTCTACTCCATCCTTATCTCGACCaagctttttgaaaaaatttcaaacaTCAAAGGTTGCTAGTCTCAGCCTTTTCGAACTAGGTTCATCAACCTCGACCGGAGCAGCCTCAGAACCAACTCCAGTAGTAACAAGGTTACTCAGTTTTAGAATTCATATTTTCTGAAATAAAAGCAAATGTAAATTGTTTATATGAACTAGGTTCATCAACCATTAGCAAACCACACAAAAAACAGCAAACAATTTCTGAATTCGCATCAGATTCAAGTATTCAACCTAATATCAACCATtatcaaccataatcaaaacttaACATTATGAAACAACACAAAAAATAGGAAATAATTTCTGAATCCGCATCAGATTCAAGTATTCGACCAAATATCAACCATtatcaaccataatcaaaacccaACTATTATCAAACAACACAAAAAACAGGAAACAATTTGTGAATCTGCATCAGATTTAACCAAATATCAACCATtatcaaccataatcaaaacacAACCATAATCAGATTTAACCAAAtatcaaccataatcaaaactcaACCAAATATCAACCTTAATTTACCTATATCAAACAGCACAAAACACAACAAACAAACCTAAATTGATGAATCTCAAACCCTAAGCCAGAAAACTAACCAGAGGAGGCGAAGACCAGGACAGAGGAGGCGAGGAGCAGCCGTGTCGCAGCGATAAAGATAAATAAGGAGTCCCAGAGTCCCAGAGAGCGAGACCAGTAGCGAGAGGACAAGACCCAGGAGCCCAGAACTGAGACCAGCAGCGACTACGGCCAGACAGAGCAGCAGCGGTGGCTAGAACCTAGTAGGCGACGACGACCGAAGATCGACGGTGACTCAGTGACTGCAGCTCAGTGAGCGTCAGGGGTGAGGACGGAATTCTGAAGTGCAAGCTGAGGTCGATGGAAGTGCGAGACGGCGGGTGTGAGGTGTGACCATGTGAGAGACTGAGAGTGACGGTGAGGATTGAAGACCTTGGGGACGAAGCTGAAGGCTGAACGCTGGAGACTAAGAAGCTGAAGGCTGAAGGCTGAAGCCTCTATGTTGACTGTTGAGGATGACATAGTGAGAGACTGAGAGTGACAATGAGGAACTGAGGATTGAGGTCGAGCCGTCGAGGAGACTGGAGACaaagaagttgcaactgcaaaTCTGGAAGTGGAATTAGGGATTCATTAAGGTTTCGATGGGGAATGGGGATTGGGTCGGGTCGGGTCGGGTGGGTGGGTGGGTTCATGGGTTCTGGGTCTGGGTTCATGGGTTCAACCTTAAAAAAATGCCTCAGCCCGCCGGgaaaagcccgccccgccccgccaaagcccacgGTTTAAGCGGTTTGGGTTAGGCGGACTTTTGTCTTTCGGCGGTCCCAAATTTCCAGCCCAGCccaccttttttggcgggttacgcgggtcGGCACGGCggatttaggcccgtttgccacctcTACATCCAATAGTGGATTATTATTGGTTTGTACCCCAAACACTGTTGGATAAGATAAGAAAACTCTTTGCCCTTGTGAATTAATAATTTGGTGAACCCTAGGATTTATTTTAGTGTATTGCATGTGTATAGCTTGAAATTCGTAACTATTGTAGTTGATTTGGACTTGACTTGGTGGAATTGGAGCATTGGAATTTAGTTTGGTGGTTTGATTGTGCTTGGAAGCTTGTTTGGAATCAAATTTTGGTATT
Coding sequences within it:
- the LOC112799636 gene encoding zinc finger BED domain-containing protein RICESLEEPER 2-like, with the translated sequence MGEKMMIKFKKYWEEYSVVLAFGAVLDPRFKLNTLVHCYNEIDLISAKDKVEHVKSKLYKLFEVYDQISSTTAESSSQLSSNFSQATSSAIGTHLIKIDLMSRNQEAEVKSGKNQLEIYLSEATLFCNNAIINVLQWWKDNHHRFPTLSLMACDLLSIPITTVASESAFSMGSHVLNKYRSRLLSDNVEAVICTRNWIRGYDDFEEDKDQEDIAKGEGYSPGVGSNDVIDLYEDEDEN
- the LOC140184866 gene encoding zinc finger BED domain-containing protein RICESLEEPER 2-like; the encoded protein is MGSLKIDSGVARDMFTGYVVVGDNPFNMVDDRRFRNWVKYISSTLKLPSRNTVKADIVKVHKREAGKLKKILVSIPNRIFLTSDLWTSSTNEGFICLTAHFIDENWKLQNFFITLDNDSSNDTCVEHLKSLDVHGSLLCGGEFFHVCCFAHILNLIVQDGIKICSDAVYKIRESIKFLRKSESRMVKFKEYFEDIEGLEYTTALCLDVPTRWNSLYAMLASAIPYKKAFEMYKVKEAGFREYCPSSDE